A genomic segment from Lutibacter sp. A80 encodes:
- the folB gene encoding dihydroneopterin aldolase has protein sequence MGVIKVKNIRVYAYHGCLVEEGKIGSDYRVDLTVKANLSKSAISDNLADTVDYVHLNKIVREEMAIRSKLLEQVAKRILDRILAEIVIVKSAKVEVSKLNPPIGGNVAMVTIEMSKRRK, from the coding sequence ATGGGAGTTATAAAAGTAAAAAACATTCGTGTGTACGCCTATCACGGCTGTTTGGTTGAAGAAGGGAAAATAGGTTCAGATTATAGAGTGGATTTAACTGTAAAAGCAAATTTATCTAAATCAGCAATATCCGATAATCTTGCTGATACAGTAGATTATGTACATTTAAATAAGATTGTAAGAGAAGAAATGGCAATTAGATCTAAGCTATTAGAACAAGTTGCTAAACGTATTTTAGATCGTATTTTAGCTGAAATTGTTATTGTAAAATCTGCTAAAGTTGAAGTTTCTAAATTAAACCCACCTATTGGAGGTAATGTTGCAATGGTTACCATAGAAATGAGTAAGCGTAGAAAATAA
- a CDS encoding glutamine--tRNA ligase/YqeY domain fusion protein produces MSEEKKSLNFIEQIIEEDLANGLSKDKLRFRFPPEPNGYLHIGHAASICLNFGLGLRYNAPVNLRFDDTNPAKEEQEYVDSIKQDIEWLGFKWDKELYSSDYFQQLFDWTITLIKEGKAYVDNQSSEQMANQKGTPTEHGTNSPNRDRSIEENLDLFLKMKNGEFEEGSHVLRAKIDMKHTNMHMRDPIMYRILKKHHHRTGDNWCIYPMYDWTHGESDYLEQISHSICTLEFKSHRDLYDWYVDQVFDASKLALRPKQREFARRNLSYTVMSKRKLLQLVEEKIVSGWDDPRMPTISGLRRRGYTPNAIRKFSDTAGISKRDNVTDVALLEHCIKDDLNKTAPRVMAVLDPVKVVITNYPEDKEEFLDANYNDYADGFGSRAVPFSREIYIEKEDFREQANKKFFRLKLGKEVRLKNAYIIKAESCVKDANGEVTEIHCTYDEDSLSGSGTEASKRKVKGTLHWVSIKHAVKAEVRVYDRLFTDEAPDGHKDKDFKEFINPDSLNIIEAFVEPSLKDSKILDRFQFQRLGYFCVDTDATENNLVFNRTVPLRDSWAKMGE; encoded by the coding sequence ATGAGTGAAGAAAAAAAGTCGCTGAATTTTATTGAACAAATTATTGAGGAAGATTTAGCAAACGGATTATCAAAAGATAAATTACGATTTAGATTTCCGCCAGAACCAAATGGATATTTACATATTGGTCATGCAGCTTCTATTTGTTTAAATTTTGGATTAGGTTTGCGCTATAATGCACCTGTTAATTTACGTTTTGATGATACAAACCCTGCAAAAGAAGAACAAGAATATGTAGATTCTATAAAACAAGATATTGAATGGCTTGGTTTTAAATGGGATAAAGAACTGTATTCATCTGACTATTTTCAGCAATTATTTGATTGGACAATTACACTTATTAAAGAAGGAAAAGCTTATGTAGATAATCAATCTTCTGAACAAATGGCAAATCAAAAAGGAACGCCTACAGAACATGGAACTAATAGTCCAAATAGAGATAGAAGTATTGAAGAAAATTTAGACCTTTTTCTTAAAATGAAAAATGGAGAATTTGAAGAAGGTTCTCATGTGTTACGTGCAAAAATTGATATGAAACATACCAATATGCACATGCGTGATCCAATTATGTATCGTATTTTAAAAAAACACCACCATAGAACTGGTGACAATTGGTGTATTTACCCAATGTACGATTGGACACACGGAGAAAGTGATTATTTAGAACAAATTTCTCATTCTATTTGTACGCTAGAGTTTAAAAGCCATAGAGATTTATACGATTGGTATGTTGACCAAGTTTTCGATGCTTCAAAATTAGCTTTACGACCAAAACAGCGAGAATTTGCACGTAGAAATTTAAGTTATACTGTAATGAGTAAACGTAAATTACTACAATTAGTTGAAGAAAAAATTGTATCTGGTTGGGATGATCCTCGTATGCCTACAATTTCAGGTTTAAGAAGACGTGGTTATACACCAAATGCTATTCGAAAATTTAGCGATACTGCAGGGATTTCTAAAAGAGACAATGTTACAGATGTAGCTTTATTAGAACACTGTATTAAAGACGATTTAAATAAAACAGCACCACGTGTTATGGCTGTTTTAGATCCTGTTAAAGTGGTTATTACTAATTACCCTGAAGATAAAGAGGAGTTTTTAGATGCTAATTATAACGATTATGCTGATGGTTTTGGTAGCAGAGCAGTACCTTTTAGTCGTGAAATTTATATTGAAAAAGAAGATTTTAGAGAACAAGCCAACAAAAAGTTTTTCCGTTTAAAATTAGGGAAAGAAGTGCGTTTAAAAAATGCATATATAATTAAAGCTGAAAGCTGTGTTAAAGATGCCAATGGTGAAGTAACCGAAATTCATTGTACTTATGATGAAGATTCTTTAAGTGGAAGCGGAACAGAAGCTAGTAAACGAAAAGTAAAAGGCACATTGCATTGGGTTTCTATAAAACACGCTGTTAAAGCTGAAGTAAGAGTGTACGATCGCCTGTTTACAGATGAAGCTCCGGATGGACATAAAGACAAAGATTTTAAAGAATTTATAAATCCAGATTCTTTAAATATTATTGAGGCTTTTGTAGAACCTAGTTTAAAGGATTCTAAAATATTAGATAGATTTCAGTTTCAACGTTTAGGTTACTTTTGTGTTGATACAGATGCTACTGAAAATAATTTAGTATTTAACAGAACCGTTCCTTTACGTGATAGTTGGGCTAAAATGGGGGAATAA
- a CDS encoding YraN family protein — protein MATHNELGKKGEALAAEYLLKNGYQILEKNWFYKKAEVDIIALKGETLAVVEVKTRSSNYFGNPQDFVNPKKIRLLVEAINQYITTKDLDVEVRFDIIAILKNQHSFKIEHIEDAFLHF, from the coding sequence ATGGCTACACATAATGAATTAGGAAAAAAGGGAGAAGCGCTTGCTGCTGAATATCTTTTAAAAAACGGCTATCAAATTCTAGAAAAAAATTGGTTTTATAAAAAAGCAGAAGTAGATATTATAGCACTAAAAGGTGAAACTTTAGCTGTTGTAGAAGTTAAAACACGTTCGAGCAATTATTTTGGAAATCCTCAAGACTTTGTAAACCCAAAAAAAATTAGACTATTGGTAGAGGCTATTAACCAATACATTACCACAAAAGATTTAGATGTAGAAGTCCGATTTGATATTATTGCAATTTTAAAAAATCAACACAGTTTTAAAATTGAACATATTGAGGATGCCTTTTTACACTTTTAA
- a CDS encoding acyl-CoA thioesterase, translating to METKINNSVTTQYKVVFSNMLNDQNNLFGGIAMQWMDEVSYITAMRFTRKKMVTVTTDKIKFLKPVKAGEIVQLIGKVVKVGLVKITIQVELFSEQLDTGIKQKAIEGFFVFAAVDTNNKPIRI from the coding sequence ATGGAAACAAAAATTAATAATTCAGTAACTACCCAGTATAAAGTTGTTTTTTCTAATATGTTAAACGATCAAAATAATTTGTTTGGAGGAATTGCAATGCAATGGATGGATGAAGTTTCTTATATTACCGCAATGCGTTTTACAAGAAAGAAAATGGTGACTGTTACAACAGATAAAATTAAATTTTTAAAGCCTGTAAAAGCTGGTGAAATAGTTCAGTTAATAGGAAAGGTTGTTAAAGTAGGATTGGTAAAAATTACAATTCAAGTAGAGCTGTTTTCCGAGCAATTAGATACAGGAATTAAACAAAAAGCAATTGAAGGTTTTTTTGTGTTTGCTGCAGTTGATACAAATAATAAGCCAATTAGAATTTAA
- a CDS encoding DUF134 domain-containing protein gives MARPEKNRRVSKPPKMKGFKPFGIPKCKLEVIQLTMEEYESIRLVNYEMLQQKEAAVLMNISRPTLTRIYNKALKNITKAFVEGKAIVIDGGNYEFEKEWHRCKKCFKLIEDKKHHSKCIKNNENNSKELIKINN, from the coding sequence ATGGCAAGACCAGAAAAAAACAGAAGAGTTTCCAAACCTCCAAAAATGAAAGGGTTTAAACCTTTTGGAATTCCTAAATGTAAACTTGAAGTTATACAATTAACTATGGAAGAATATGAAAGTATTCGTTTGGTTAATTATGAAATGCTACAACAAAAAGAAGCAGCTGTATTAATGAATATCTCCAGACCAACGCTAACTAGAATTTATAATAAAGCTCTAAAAAATATTACCAAAGCATTTGTTGAAGGAAAAGCAATTGTTATTGATGGCGGCAACTATGAGTTTGAAAAAGAATGGCATAGGTGCAAAAAGTGTTTTAAACTTATTGAAGACAAAAAACACCATAGCAAATGCATAAAAAACAATGAAAATAACTCTAAAGAGTTAATTAAAATAAATAATTAA
- a CDS encoding NifB/NifX family molybdenum-iron cluster-binding protein, whose protein sequence is MKIIAIPVTENNQIEDHFGKCKFYEIYTISEENKIIATQILASDQGCGCKSNIAQVLAEHGVTIMLAGGIGQGAINVLNKFNIEVIRGCTGNTKEIVTNFLKGEILDNGITCSHTHEEDHQCSH, encoded by the coding sequence ATGAAAATAATTGCAATACCAGTTACTGAAAATAACCAAATAGAAGATCATTTTGGGAAATGTAAATTTTATGAAATCTATACTATTTCAGAAGAAAACAAAATAATTGCAACTCAAATATTGGCATCTGATCAAGGTTGCGGTTGTAAATCTAATATTGCCCAAGTTTTAGCTGAACACGGCGTAACTATTATGCTAGCCGGAGGAATAGGTCAGGGAGCAATTAACGTATTAAATAAATTTAATATTGAAGTAATACGCGGTTGTACTGGAAATACTAAAGAAATTGTAACTAACTTTTTAAAAGGAGAAATTTTAGATAATGGTATTACGTGTTCTCATACACATGAAGAAGACCACCAATGTAGCCATTAA